A segment of the Curtobacterium sp. MCSS17_007 genome:
CCGTGCAGGAGCGCACCGGCCTGCCCTACGCGAGCACGCACACCGGCCGCGACGACGAGGGCGTCGAGGTGCCGACCATGCACGCCTGTGGGCACGACATCCACGTGACGTGGCTGCTCGGCACCCTCGAGCGCCTCGTCGACACCCGCGACGCGTGGCACGGCACCGTGGTCGCCGTGTTCCAGCCCGCGGAAGAGGTGATCTCCGGTGCCCGCGCGATGATCGAGGACGGCCTGGTCGAGCGCTTCCCGCAGCCGGACGTCGTGCTCGGGCAGCACTCGGCCCCGGCGCCGGTCGGCATCGTCGCGGTCGGCAGCGGTCCCGTGATGGCGTCGAGCGACCGCCTGACCGTCACGTTCAACGGCCGTGGCGCCCACGGCTCGGCGCCGCAGGCCTCGCTCGACCCGATCGTCACCGCCGCCAGCGCCGTCGTTCGGCTGCAGACCGTCGTCTCGCGCGAGGTCTCGCCCTCCGACGCCGGCGTCGTCACGGTCGGCAGCTTCCACGCGGGCACCCGGCCGAACATCATCCCGGACCAGGCGGTCATCGAGATCTCGACCCGGGCCCGCAACGAGGAGACCCGCGAGCGCATCATCGCCTCGATCGAGCGCATCGTCCGCGCCGAGAGCGACGCCGGCGGGCTGTCGGCCCCGACGATCGAGCGCGCCCCGGGGGCCGAGGTCACCGTGAACGACGCGGATGCGGCGCAGCGGGTGCTCGAGGCGCTCCGCGGCGCGGTGCCGGACGCCCGCGACCTCGAGATCGGGCTCGCGATGGCCTCGGAGGACGTCGGCCAGCTCGCCACCGCTGCGGGTGTCCCGCTCGTGTACTGGTTCACCGGCATCACCGACCCGGAGCGCTTCCGGCGGGGCGAGGAGATCCCGAGCAACCACTCGCCGTTCTACGCTCCGCAGGCCGAGACGGCGATCCCGGTCGGCGTCGATGCCCTGACGGCGGCCGCCCGCGCCTACCTCGCCTGACGGGCGGGGAGGCGGGCGGGAGGTTTCCCAGGGAACGCACGCCGCGCCTCCCGGCAGGTCCCCTAGGGTGCTGCGCATGCGCACGACCCGGACCCTCATCGCCGCCGTCACGGCGGGCATCGCCCTCGCCGGCCTGACCGGCTGCTCGGCCGACGCGGTCCGGCAGGCCACCGACCTCGGATCGTCGGTGGCCTCGAACGTCAGCGAGACCGTCCAGGGCATCGACGGCAAGGCGATCCAGGACGGCATGGCCTCGGTCGCCGGCGGCATCGACGGCGCGCTCGACGCCGCGCTCGACGGTACGGGCGTGACCTCGGACGGCAAGGTGCCGGACGGCTTCCCGACCGCAGACGTGCCCCTCGTCGACGGCACCGTGCTCGGTGGCGGCGCCGGCCCGAACGGATCCGGCTGGGTCGTCCAGGTCCGCGTGGCCTCGGTCGGCGACTTCCAGGCCGCGGCCGAGCAGCTCGCGGCGGCCGGCTACACCGAGTCCGCGAAGCGCGCCGACTCGTCGAGCGCCTTCGGCCTGTTCCGCAGCGACGCGCACCGCGTGGTGCTCACGCTGTCCGAGACCAAGGACGGCGTCACCGCGACGTACATCGTCACGCCCCGCTAGCGAAGTACCCTGGGAGGCGATGTCCAAGGCTCCCGCAACGCGTCCCGAACGCGTCCTGTTCGTGCACGCCCACCCCGACGACGAGACCCTGTCGTCCGGCGGGACCATCGCCACCCTGCTCGAGCTCGGAGCCGAGGTGACCGTGCTCACCGCGACGCGCGGGGAGCGCGGGGAGATGCTGACGGACGCCCTCGCGCCGCTCGCCGGGGACGGCCCGCGGGTGGCCGCGCACCGTGCCACCGAGATCGCCGCGGCGCTGGCCGCGCTCGGGGGGCCTGCCCACCTGTGGCTCGGGGGCCCGGGAGCGCGACCCACCGACCTGCCGGAGCGTCGGTACACGGACTCGGGCATGCAGTGGGGACCCGACGGCCGTGCCACGAGTGCCGACGACGCCCCGGCGGACTCGCTCACCCGGGCCGACCTCGGCGAGGTCGTCGACGACGTGCGCGCCGCCATCCGGTCGACCGGTGCCGACGCGGTCGTGAGCTACGCCGACGACGGCGGGTACGGTCACCCCGACCACGTCCGCGTGCACCACGCCGCGCGGTAC
Coding sequences within it:
- a CDS encoding amidohydrolase; this translates as MTLDLLSLYQDLHAHPELGFQEHRTAGVIAERLAEIGGIEVTTGVGGTGVVGVLSNGEGPTVWLRADMDGLPVQERTGLPYASTHTGRDDEGVEVPTMHACGHDIHVTWLLGTLERLVDTRDAWHGTVVAVFQPAEEVISGARAMIEDGLVERFPQPDVVLGQHSAPAPVGIVAVGSGPVMASSDRLTVTFNGRGAHGSAPQASLDPIVTAASAVVRLQTVVSREVSPSDAGVVTVGSFHAGTRPNIIPDQAVIEISTRARNEETRERIIASIERIVRAESDAGGLSAPTIERAPGAEVTVNDADAAQRVLEALRGAVPDARDLEIGLAMASEDVGQLATAAGVPLVYWFTGITDPERFRRGEEIPSNHSPFYAPQAETAIPVGVDALTAAARAYLA